A single genomic interval of Drosophila gunungcola strain Sukarami unplaced genomic scaffold, Dgunungcola_SK_2 000019F, whole genome shotgun sequence harbors:
- the LOC128263820 gene encoding uncharacterized protein LOC128263820 codes for MCFSTSAYFNMWCTGNGTNAEKMRKLISDVQADIENNGYIIPELSEISNKIENLCKTIVTFWKNYKRTKSAVIKYQSGWLNTKESISIKRPYCKSNQIEESAHRGRPKLEFEEASERTKRRRVGQLIKIDESAVSSLRNDDRNQNFLPADPMEVISLLMETSMTKHQYLLIRNFVNTKISFEFFPSYQRLLSLKKIRYPDGIYIDESRAEVELQSLLDNTASSIIELQNNIIETMPENIVTNLTLIGKWGFDGSTGHSEYKQKFSNGDLDDRSLFVTSYVPLQLVTQIDNTIIWKNPRPSSTRYCRPIRFQFKKETAKVSKDEAEYFDAKIKQLKPKELSVFNKKVVITHSLHLTMVDGKVCNAISESSSATCYICGAKPTEMNNIQKCLSKEVRPRF; via the coding sequence atgtgtttttccaCGTCtgcatattttaatatgtgGTGCACAGGTAATGGAACCAACGCCGAAAAAATGAGGAAATTGATTTCCGATGTGCAAGCGGATATTGAAAACAACGGCTACATTATTCCAGAGTTGAGCGAAATATCCAATAAAATTGAGAACCTctgcaaaacaattgtaactttttggaaaaattacaaacggACAAAATCTGCAGTTATTAAATATCAATCTGGATGGCTTAATACAAAAgaatcaatttcaataaaacgcccctattgcaaatcaaatcaaatagagGAAAGTGCTCATCGGGGCCGTCCTAAACTTGAATTTGAGGAGGCTTCAGAGAGAACAAAGCGACGACGTGTAGGTCAGCTCATTAAAATAGATGAATCCGCTGTTTCTTCTCTACGTAATGATgatcgaaatcaaaatttccTGCCGGCAGATCCCATGGAAgttatttcgcttttaatgGAGACCTCCATGACGAAGCACCAATATTTGCTGATAAGAAACTTtgtaaataccaaaatatcctttgaattttttcccaGTTACCAAAGATTACTAagtctcaaaaaaataagataccCTGATGGTATTTATATAGACGAATCTCGTGCGGAAGTCGAACTACAAAGCTTACTAGACAATACGGCATCTAGTATAATAGAGCTTCAAAACAACATCATTGAAACTATGCCTGAAAATATAGTTAcgaatttaactttaattggaaaatgggGCTTCGATGGAAGTACAGGCCATAGCGAGTataagcaaaagttttcaaacgGTGATTTGGACGACAGAAGCTTATTTGTAACATCCTATGTACCTCTCCAACTGGTTACTCAAATAGATAACACAATAATTTGGAAAAACCCCCGGCCATCATCGACTCGTTACTGTCGACCAATaagatttcaatttaagaaaGAGACCGCGAAAGTGTCGAAAGACGAAGCAGAATATTTTgacgcaaaaattaaacaattaaagccaaaagaattaagcgtctttaataaaaaagttgttattaCCCATAGCTTGCATCTTACAATGGTTGATGGAAAGGTGTGCAACGCAATCAGCGAATCATCCTCGGCAACGTGTTATATATGTGGAGCAAAGCCAACAGAAATgaacaatatacaaaaatgtttgagtaAAGAAGTTCGCCCAAGATTTTAG